From Danaus plexippus chromosome 11, MEX_DaPlex, whole genome shotgun sequence, the proteins below share one genomic window:
- the LOC116765735 gene encoding uncharacterized protein LOC116765735 isoform X2 has protein sequence MLLLRTDAVNKMSAVSVVAGSAVAMIGANLRFGSAGASNSSVVNNTRLCPPGGAASAAALLALSGLGMTANIALMAVILSKKQLRRWSHGLLFHQAMVDCARAAILLPLGIAVFRCQPVYKCSLVETAFLLLVTVSTVNMLTTVLNDSPIFPENEEEQADLSAPLLMDSPQCVLFGTFMIWFASITINLGPTFLSGALAASAGSYGSYGPSPSCPLVRGPFRHYVLNALWIGVNAVCVGLTLFHLRKLHRDLTKANVEAVRVAGLLTTLVSMAGDSRRMDSLPNSVGPRTVDGALADGHCRVRGSANLPLGGGRRLRGYLARVEREGVRRVRMFLVITAAYILFWGPLFFITLLHHPALTSHVAYELYFQITLHISYVHAAVNPLLFLALHRALRRAALQLCCGCCVHWSQFVLALTAAAQSPLAPASFSPAAASPEPPPAPPPPAPPHAPAPHTMMGDEDMMEWTGVRRPRSPSPLLPAL, from the exons ATGCTGTTGCTGAGAACTGACGCCGTCAACAAGATGTCGGCAG TGTCGGTCGTAGCGGGCTCCGCGGTGGCGATGATCGGCGCCAACCTGCGCTTCGGTTCAGCGGGCGCTTCCAACTCCTCTGTGGTTAACAACACGAGGCTTTGCCCTCCAGGGGGAGCAGCTAGCGCCGCCGCTCTCCTCGCCCTCTCAGGCCTCGGTATGACCGCTAACATCGCGCTCATGGCCGTCATACTGAGCAAGAAGCAACTGAGACG GTGGTCTCACGGCCTACTCTTCCACCAGGCGATGGTAGACTGTGCCCGCGCCGCCATCCTTCTACCTCTGGGTATAGCGGTGTTCCGATGTCAACCAGTCTATAAATGTTCGCTTGTGGAAACTGCgtttttattactt GTAACCGTCTCAACGGTCAACATGCTCACGACAGTTCTCAACGACAGTCCCATTTTCCCCGAAAACGAAGAGGAGCAGGCTGATTTATCGGCGCCTTTATTAATGGATAGTCCACAA tgcGTCCTTTTCGGAACTTTTATGATATGGTTTGCGTCAATTACCATTAACCTCGGACCCACTTTCTTATCGGGAGCGTTGGCCGCCAGTGCGGGCTCTTACGGCTCCTATGGACCGTCACCGTCCTGCCCCCTGGTTCGAGGACCGTTCAGACATTACGTTCTCAACGCCCTCTGGATAGGAGTTAATGCCGTTTGCGTCGGATTGACATTATTCCATTTACGAAAGCTCCATCGGGACCTCACAAag GCTAACGTAGAGGCCGTTCGTGTCGCGGGTTTATTGACCACGCTGGTCAGCATGGCTGGAGACAGTCGCCGAATGGATTCGCTCCCCAACAGTGTCGGTCCGAGG ACCGTCGATGGTGCTTTAGCTGACGGTCACTGTCGTGTCAGGGGCAGCGCCAATCTACCGCTGGGAGGAGGCCGGCGTCTCCGGGGATATCTGGCGAGAGTCGAGCGGGAGGGAGTCAGACGAGTGCGCATGTTCCTCGTCATCACCGCGGCCTATATTCTATTCTGGGGACCTTTGTTCTTTATTACTCTTTTGCATCATCCTGCCTTGACCTCACATGTGGCCTATGAA ctATACTTCCAAATAACGCTGCATATCTCGTACGTGCACGCCGCTGTCAACCCGCTACTGTTCTTGGCGCTTCATCGAGCTCTGCGCCGCGCCGCTTTGCAACTCTGCTGTGGGTGCTGCGTACACTGGAGCCAGTTCGTTCTGGCCCTCACCGCGGCTG CCCAGTCTCCCCTGGCTCCGGCGTCTTTCTCTCCGGCTGCAGCGTCCCCGGAGCCTCCACCCGCGCCCCCTCCCCCGGCGCCTCCTCACGCTCCGGCGCCACACACGATGATG GGAGACGAGGATATGATGGAGTGGACCGGCGTGCGGCGTCCGCGCTCGCCGAGCCCGCTGCTGCCGGCGCTGTGA
- the LOC116765735 gene encoding uncharacterized protein LOC116765735 isoform X3: MLLLRTDAVNKMSAVSVVAGSAVAMIGANLRFGSAGASNSSVVNNTRLCPPGGAASAAALLALSGLGMTANIALMAVILSKKQLRRWSHGLLFHQAMVDCARAAILLPLGIAVFRCQPVYKCSLVETAFLLLVTVSTVNMLTTVLNDSPIFPENEEEQADLSAPLLMDSPQCVLFGTFMIWFASITINLGPTFLSGALAASAGSYGSYGPSPSCPLVRGPFRHYVLNALWIGVNAVCVGLTLFHLRKLHRDLTKTVDGALADGHCRVRGSANLPLGGGRRLRGYLARVEREGVRRVRMFLVITAAYILFWGPLFFITLLHHPALTSHVAYELYFQITLHISYVHAAVNPLLFLALHRALRRAALQLCCGCCVHWSQFVLALTAAAQSPLAPASFSPAAASPEPPPAPPPPAPPHAPAPHTMMSWEVEECDAESMSSERVQGDEDMMEWTGVRRPRSPSPLLPAL, from the exons ATGCTGTTGCTGAGAACTGACGCCGTCAACAAGATGTCGGCAG TGTCGGTCGTAGCGGGCTCCGCGGTGGCGATGATCGGCGCCAACCTGCGCTTCGGTTCAGCGGGCGCTTCCAACTCCTCTGTGGTTAACAACACGAGGCTTTGCCCTCCAGGGGGAGCAGCTAGCGCCGCCGCTCTCCTCGCCCTCTCAGGCCTCGGTATGACCGCTAACATCGCGCTCATGGCCGTCATACTGAGCAAGAAGCAACTGAGACG GTGGTCTCACGGCCTACTCTTCCACCAGGCGATGGTAGACTGTGCCCGCGCCGCCATCCTTCTACCTCTGGGTATAGCGGTGTTCCGATGTCAACCAGTCTATAAATGTTCGCTTGTGGAAACTGCgtttttattactt GTAACCGTCTCAACGGTCAACATGCTCACGACAGTTCTCAACGACAGTCCCATTTTCCCCGAAAACGAAGAGGAGCAGGCTGATTTATCGGCGCCTTTATTAATGGATAGTCCACAA tgcGTCCTTTTCGGAACTTTTATGATATGGTTTGCGTCAATTACCATTAACCTCGGACCCACTTTCTTATCGGGAGCGTTGGCCGCCAGTGCGGGCTCTTACGGCTCCTATGGACCGTCACCGTCCTGCCCCCTGGTTCGAGGACCGTTCAGACATTACGTTCTCAACGCCCTCTGGATAGGAGTTAATGCCGTTTGCGTCGGATTGACATTATTCCATTTACGAAAGCTCCATCGGGACCTCACAAag ACCGTCGATGGTGCTTTAGCTGACGGTCACTGTCGTGTCAGGGGCAGCGCCAATCTACCGCTGGGAGGAGGCCGGCGTCTCCGGGGATATCTGGCGAGAGTCGAGCGGGAGGGAGTCAGACGAGTGCGCATGTTCCTCGTCATCACCGCGGCCTATATTCTATTCTGGGGACCTTTGTTCTTTATTACTCTTTTGCATCATCCTGCCTTGACCTCACATGTGGCCTATGAA ctATACTTCCAAATAACGCTGCATATCTCGTACGTGCACGCCGCTGTCAACCCGCTACTGTTCTTGGCGCTTCATCGAGCTCTGCGCCGCGCCGCTTTGCAACTCTGCTGTGGGTGCTGCGTACACTGGAGCCAGTTCGTTCTGGCCCTCACCGCGGCTG CCCAGTCTCCCCTGGCTCCGGCGTCTTTCTCTCCGGCTGCAGCGTCCCCGGAGCCTCCACCCGCGCCCCCTCCCCCGGCGCCTCCTCACGCTCCGGCGCCACACACGATGATG AGTTGGGAGGTCGAGGAGTGTGATGCAGAGAGTATGTCGAGTGAACGTGTGCAGGGAGACGAGGATATGATGGAGTGGACCGGCGTGCGGCGTCCGCGCTCGCCGAGCCCGCTGCTGCCGGCGCTGTGA
- the LOC116765735 gene encoding uncharacterized protein LOC116765735 isoform X1 has product MLLLRTDAVNKMSAVSVVAGSAVAMIGANLRFGSAGASNSSVVNNTRLCPPGGAASAAALLALSGLGMTANIALMAVILSKKQLRRWSHGLLFHQAMVDCARAAILLPLGIAVFRCQPVYKCSLVETAFLLLVTVSTVNMLTTVLNDSPIFPENEEEQADLSAPLLMDSPQCVLFGTFMIWFASITINLGPTFLSGALAASAGSYGSYGPSPSCPLVRGPFRHYVLNALWIGVNAVCVGLTLFHLRKLHRDLTKANVEAVRVAGLLTTLVSMAGDSRRMDSLPNSVGPRTVDGALADGHCRVRGSANLPLGGGRRLRGYLARVEREGVRRVRMFLVITAAYILFWGPLFFITLLHHPALTSHVAYELYFQITLHISYVHAAVNPLLFLALHRALRRAALQLCCGCCVHWSQFVLALTAAAQSPLAPASFSPAAASPEPPPAPPPPAPPHAPAPHTMMSWEVEECDAESMSSERVQGDEDMMEWTGVRRPRSPSPLLPAL; this is encoded by the exons ATGCTGTTGCTGAGAACTGACGCCGTCAACAAGATGTCGGCAG TGTCGGTCGTAGCGGGCTCCGCGGTGGCGATGATCGGCGCCAACCTGCGCTTCGGTTCAGCGGGCGCTTCCAACTCCTCTGTGGTTAACAACACGAGGCTTTGCCCTCCAGGGGGAGCAGCTAGCGCCGCCGCTCTCCTCGCCCTCTCAGGCCTCGGTATGACCGCTAACATCGCGCTCATGGCCGTCATACTGAGCAAGAAGCAACTGAGACG GTGGTCTCACGGCCTACTCTTCCACCAGGCGATGGTAGACTGTGCCCGCGCCGCCATCCTTCTACCTCTGGGTATAGCGGTGTTCCGATGTCAACCAGTCTATAAATGTTCGCTTGTGGAAACTGCgtttttattactt GTAACCGTCTCAACGGTCAACATGCTCACGACAGTTCTCAACGACAGTCCCATTTTCCCCGAAAACGAAGAGGAGCAGGCTGATTTATCGGCGCCTTTATTAATGGATAGTCCACAA tgcGTCCTTTTCGGAACTTTTATGATATGGTTTGCGTCAATTACCATTAACCTCGGACCCACTTTCTTATCGGGAGCGTTGGCCGCCAGTGCGGGCTCTTACGGCTCCTATGGACCGTCACCGTCCTGCCCCCTGGTTCGAGGACCGTTCAGACATTACGTTCTCAACGCCCTCTGGATAGGAGTTAATGCCGTTTGCGTCGGATTGACATTATTCCATTTACGAAAGCTCCATCGGGACCTCACAAag GCTAACGTAGAGGCCGTTCGTGTCGCGGGTTTATTGACCACGCTGGTCAGCATGGCTGGAGACAGTCGCCGAATGGATTCGCTCCCCAACAGTGTCGGTCCGAGG ACCGTCGATGGTGCTTTAGCTGACGGTCACTGTCGTGTCAGGGGCAGCGCCAATCTACCGCTGGGAGGAGGCCGGCGTCTCCGGGGATATCTGGCGAGAGTCGAGCGGGAGGGAGTCAGACGAGTGCGCATGTTCCTCGTCATCACCGCGGCCTATATTCTATTCTGGGGACCTTTGTTCTTTATTACTCTTTTGCATCATCCTGCCTTGACCTCACATGTGGCCTATGAA ctATACTTCCAAATAACGCTGCATATCTCGTACGTGCACGCCGCTGTCAACCCGCTACTGTTCTTGGCGCTTCATCGAGCTCTGCGCCGCGCCGCTTTGCAACTCTGCTGTGGGTGCTGCGTACACTGGAGCCAGTTCGTTCTGGCCCTCACCGCGGCTG CCCAGTCTCCCCTGGCTCCGGCGTCTTTCTCTCCGGCTGCAGCGTCCCCGGAGCCTCCACCCGCGCCCCCTCCCCCGGCGCCTCCTCACGCTCCGGCGCCACACACGATGATG AGTTGGGAGGTCGAGGAGTGTGATGCAGAGAGTATGTCGAGTGAACGTGTGCAGGGAGACGAGGATATGATGGAGTGGACCGGCGTGCGGCGTCCGCGCTCGCCGAGCCCGCTGCTGCCGGCGCTGTGA